In Eubalaena glacialis isolate mEubGla1 chromosome 4, mEubGla1.1.hap2.+ XY, whole genome shotgun sequence, one DNA window encodes the following:
- the KGD4 gene encoding alpha-ketoglutarate dehydrogenase component 4, translating to MMGSKMASASRVVQVVKPHTPLIRFPDRRDNPKPNVSEVLRSAGLPSHSSSISQHSKGSKSPDWLMHQGPPDTAEIIKTLPQKYRRKLVSQEEIEFIQRGGPE from the exons ATGATGGGCAGCAAGATGGCGTCTGCCAGCAGGGTCGTTCAG gtAGTCAAGCCACATACTCCATTAATAAGGTTCCCTGACAGAAGAGACAATCCTAAACCCAATG tgtcaGAAGTTCTGAGATCAGCAGGACTACCATCTCACTCTTCTTCAATTTCACAGCATTCTAAGGGAAGTAAATCGCCAGACTGGCTGATGCATCAGGGTCCACCAGACACTGCAGAGATAATAAAAACTTTACCTCAGAAGTACAGAAGGAAACTTGTATCTCAAGAAGAAATTGAATTTATCCAA